One Punica granatum isolate Tunisia-2019 chromosome 3, ASM765513v2, whole genome shotgun sequence genomic window carries:
- the LOC116199371 gene encoding zinc finger BED domain-containing protein DAYSLEEPER-like isoform X1 gives MDTPAPMDMETAIVPATPTSPIESEDPASPESQPNKRRRKKSIVWEHFTVEVVGPGHTRACCKQCKKSFAYITGSKLAGTSHLKRHIALGICPMSRDKGGQLSPYTPASKPSGDGGNSGGTDPPKRRYRTTPAFTAMPLDQERCNHEVIKMIILHEYPLHIVEHPGFIDFVRTLHPHYNMVSFNTVQGDCVDLYLKEKQKLLGVISSIPGHVNLTIDLWTSNQTLGYVFLTGHFIDNDWNLHRRLLNVVMVPSPDSEHAFNQAVVACLSDWSLDTRLFTLTLDQSVSSENVLGNLRGLLSVKNPLVLNGQLVVGSCFARVLSRLAQDALGSMEGTVTRIRSSVKFVKTSEDHDEKFAELKQHLLTQSTKELSIDDQTKWNTTYNMLVAACEHEEVFRYFDAANPGVRLSLSEDEWKQVETLCSYVKIFFDAASLLAGRPYPTANIFFHEVSKIQLELTHAASSPDPFVSNLVKPLQEKFDKYWKDSCLVLAIAVVMDPRFKMKLVEFSYSRIYGDDAENWTRIVDDGIHELYLDYLEPMLPLPAAPVENGEENLKTEAPGGGLPQGGGATSQEDLQLHHDGTLISFGDGLSDFDVYISEISSSQETKSELDQYLEESLLPRVQEFDVLGWWKLNQMKYPVLSKMAADVLSIPMCTVPPESVFDTRSRKIDRYRSSLRPVTLEALICAKDWLQHEAFSDVPNATLKSEV, from the exons AT GGACACACCTGCTCCCATGGACATGGAAACTGCAATAGTCCCTGCTACTCCCACCTCCCCAATTGAGAGTGAAGATCCGGCCAGCCCAGAATCTCAGCCCAACAAGCGCAGAAGAAAGAAGTCCATCGTGTGGGAGCACTTCACTGTTGAGGTTGTGGGCCCAGGTCACACACGGGCCTGCTGCAAACAGTGCAAGAAGTCCTTTGCTTACATTACCGGCTCAAAATTGGCCGGCACAAGCCACCTAAAGCGGCACATTGCTTTGGGAATCTGCCCCATGAGCCGTGACAAGGGTGGTCAACTTTCCCCTTATACCCCGGCCTCCAAGCCCAGTGGTGATGGGGGCAATTCAGGTGGGACAGATCCACCAAAAAGACGCTACAGGACAACTCCTGCATTCACTGCAATGCCTCTTGATCAAGAGCGGTGCAACCACGAGGTCATCAAGATGATCATTCTCCATGAGTACCCTCTCCACATCGTTGAGCACCCGGGATTCATCGACTTTGTGCGTACACTTCATCCCCATTATAATATGGTGAGCTTCAACACAGTTCAGGGTGATTGCGTGGACTTATACCTTAAGGAAAAGCAGAAGCTTCTGGGTGTTATAAGTAGCATTCCAGGTCATGTGAATCTGACCATTGATCTCTGGACCTCGAACCAAACCCTAGGCTACGTCTTCCTCACAGGTCACTTTATTGACAATGACTGGAATTTGCATCGGCGCCTTCTTAATGTTGTTATGGTACCGTCACCTGATTCAGAACATGCCTTTAACCAAGCTGTCGTCGCATGCCTATCTGATTGGAGCTTGGATACCAGACTGTTTACTCTCACTCTCGATCAGTCTGTCTCCAGCGAAAATGTTCTCGGGAACCTCAGAGGCTTACTTTCTGTGAAGAACCCGCTTGTGTTGAACGGTCAATTAGTTGTCGGGAGCTGCTTTGCCCGTGTTCTGAGTCGTCTCGCACAGGATGCTCTGGGGTCGATGGAGGGGACTGTCACGAGAATTCGCAGCAGTGTAAAGTTTGTGAAAACTTCGGAAGATCACGATGAGAAGTTTGCGGAGCTGAAGCAGCATCTTCTAACCCAAAGCACAAAGGAACTCTCCATTGATGACCAAACTAAATGGAATACAACTTATAATATGCTGGTTGCTGCCTGTGAGCATGAGGAGGTCTTTCGCTACTTTGATGCCGCTAACCCAGGCGTTAGGTTGTCCCTTTCGGAGGATGAATGGAAGCAGGTAGAGACATTGTGCTCTTACGTGAAGATCTTCTTTGATGCTGCAAGCCTTTTAGCTGGGAGACCATACCCTACAGCAAATATTTTCTTCCATGAAGTTTCTAAGATTCAGTTGGAGCTGACACATGCTGCTTCGAGTCCGGACCCATTTGTGAGCAACCTAGTTAAACCTCTGCAAGAGAAGTTTGATAAGTACTGGAAGGATTCCTGCCTTGTCTTAGCCATTGCAGTGGTGATGGATCCAAGATTTAAGATGAAGCTCGTTGAGTTCAGCTACTCAAGAATCTATGGGGACGATGCCGAGAATTGGACCAGGATCGTTGATGATGGGATCCACGAGCTCTACCTTGACTACCTCGAGCCGATGCTTCCTCTTCCAGCAGCTCCAGTTGAAAATGGAGAGGAGAACCTAAAAACAGAGGCACCAGGAGGAGGATTGCCTCAAGGAGGAGGGGCCACCTCACAGGAAGATCTTCAGCTGCATCATGATGGTACTCTTATCTCCTTTGGGGATGGGCTTTCAGACTTTGATGTGTACATATCGGAGATCTCGAGCAGTCAGGAAACGAAATCGGAGCTCGACCAGTACTTGGAGGAGTCCCTCTTGCCTCGGGTGCAAGAATTTGATGTCCTGGGCTGGTGGAAACTGAACCAAATGAAGTACCCGGTCCTCTCTAAGATGGCAGCAGACGTCTTATCGATACCAATGTGCACCGTTCCTCCCGAATCTGTCTTCGACACCAGGAGCAGGAAGATTGATCGGTATCGGAGTTCGTTACGACCGGTGACACTGGAGGCACTCATCTGTGCGAAGGACTGGCTTCAGCATGAAGCTTTCTCGGATGTCCCGAATGCAACTTTGAAGAGTGAAGTTTAG
- the LOC116200403 gene encoding LOW QUALITY PROTEIN: putative pentatricopeptide repeat-containing protein At3g15930 (The sequence of the model RefSeq protein was modified relative to this genomic sequence to represent the inferred CDS: inserted 5 bases in 4 codons; deleted 1 base in 1 codon), whose product AYCVGLSSSTHLFDGIPEPTVYIWNTTMKAYSLIETPECGLLTYMVMLRRGMKLDRYTFPFLLKGFRFSRDKAFTCGKQLLDHVVKFGFDSNEHVQYALLHRFSFSGQIQLAHRLLNLSRKWNVVAWIELSLARKYFDEMPQRDLVSWIAMINGYLKANXIEKVLALFHKMQISSVRXGEFSIFCALMACANLGVLDVGEWTKTYIDRNNIRNDIFVGDALKDXYFKCGCVEKAIREFNQMPRRDKFPWTSMNVGLAVNGHGEALCMFSEILRVSIKPDEVTYIGVLTACSHPGMVEQGRELFSRMTAQHGIELNLVHFRCLVDLLGRSGLLEEAHKVLYSMPLRPKAVIWGALFGACRAHKYQEMVEIAAQKILELEPENXGIYVTLCNVFTACKMWEKLSEQRRAMTDGNGSIHKFVAAGDESHPQSDEIYAKLDETMRELRLAGCRPDTSEVFLDMEERK is encoded by the exons GCTTATTGCGTGGGACTGTCATCCTCAACTCACTTGTTTGACGGAATTCCCGAACCAACCGTCTACATCTGGAACACCACGATGAAGGCATATTCTTTGATAGAGACCCCTGAGTGTGGACTCCTGACGTACATGGTCATGTTAAGAAGGGGCATGAAGCTCGATAGGTACACGTTCCCATTCTTGTTGAAGGGGTTCAGATTTTCCCGCGATAAAGCATTTACATGCGGGAAGCAGTTGCTTGATCATGTTGTTAAGTTTGGGTTTGATTCTAATGAGCATGTCCAATATGCTTTGCTT CATAGGTTCTCCTTCAGTGGCCAGATTCAGTTGGCTCATCGACTTCTTAATTTAAGTCGCAAATGGAATGTTGTGGCCTGGATCGAGTTGTCT CTAGCCCGGAAGTACTTTGATGAGATGCCACAGAGAGATCTGGTCTCTTGGATAGCTATGATCAATGGCTACCTAAAAGCAA GAATTGAGAAGGTTTTGGCACTTTTCCACAAGATGCAAATTTCCAGTGTGA TCGGTGAGTTCTCCATATTCTGTGCTCTCATGGCTTGTGCGAATCTTGGGGTTCTTGACGTAGGGGAATGGACAAAGACCTACATTGATCGGAACAATATCAGGAACGATATTTTCGTTGGAGATGCACTGAAAGA ATACTTCAAGTGCGGGTGTGTAGAAAAGGCCATAAGAGAATTTAATCAAATGCCTCGAAGGGACAAATTTCCATGGACTTCGATGAATGTCGGGCTTGCGGTCAATGGCCACGGAGAAGCTCTTTGCATGTTCTCAGAGATTCTGAGAGTATCCATAAAGCCTGATGAGGTTACTTACATCGGAGTCCTCACTGCTTGTTCCCACCCGGGAATGGTAGAACAGGGAAGGGAGCTTTTCTCTCGAATGACTGCCCAGCATGGCATCGAGCTCAACTTGGTACATTTTCGATGCCTAGTCGACCTTCTGGGTCGATCAGGTCTCCTTGAAGAAGCACACAAGGTTCTATACTCGATGCCCTTGAGACCGAAGGCTGTGATATGGGGGGCGCTTTTTGGGGCTTGCAGAGCGCACAAATACCAGGAAATGGTTGAAATAGCAGCACAGAAGATTCTTGAGCTGGAGCCGGAGA GAGGCATTTACGTTACGTTATGCAATGTATTCACTGCCTGCAAGATGTGGGAAAAGTTGTCCGAGCAGAGAAGGGCAATGACTGACGGGAATGGTTCAATTCACAAGTTTGTGGCAGCAGGGGATGAGTCTCATCCTCAGTCCGACGAAATCTATGCGAAGTTGGACGAGACGATGAGGGAGTTGAGACTTGCAGGGTGTAGACCGGATACTTCCGAGGTGTTCCTCGATATGGAGGAGCGAAAATAA
- the LOC116199373 gene encoding uncharacterized protein LOC116199373 isoform X1 encodes MDSRGLDCKEFEREVPAGAPSKQLQVMAAIAPSVGVGATDLRFAYRRCGPSSNLKRSRPARNGNAIAVDVFFVKPSNSPPEMRIRRSPQVQASKSNGRVDGSDDASFFKEDLSYLGKLGAGSVAGAAAIKYGSIIFPDITRPNILQALIMISTPVIVSVFLLIKQNEVYSPDLEYSQLLLILRH; translated from the exons ATGGATTCAAGAGGACTGGACTGTAAAGAATTCGAAAGAGAGGTCCCAGCCGGAGCCCCGTCAAAGCAGCTGCAAGTCATGGCGGCGATAGCCCCTTCAGTGGGCGTGGGAGCAACTGACCTCCGCTTCGCCTACCGCCGCTGCGGGCCCTCTTCCAATCTCAAGCGCTCAAGGCCCGCGAGGAATGGTAATGCCATTGCTGTAGATGTATTCTTTGTCAAGCCGTCTAACTCTCCGCCGGAGATGAGAATCAGAAGGTCCCCTCAGGTTCAAGCTTCTAAATCCAACGGACGAGTCGATGGCTCCGATGACGCCTCCTTTTTCAAG GAGGATTTGAGCTACCTGGGGAAACTGGGAGCTGGGTCTGTTGCGGGAGCAGCGGCGATCAAGTACGGGAGCATCATCTTCCCCGACATAACAAGACCGAACATCCTGCAAGCCCTGATCATGATCTCAACTCCCGTGATTGTCTCCGTGTTTCTTCTGATTAAACAGA ACGAAGTTTATAGTCCAGACCTCGAGTACTCGCAACTGCTCCTGATATTGAGACACTAG
- the LOC116199373 gene encoding uncharacterized protein LOC116199373 isoform X2 has protein sequence MDSRGLDCKEFEREVPAGAPSKQLQVMAAIAPSVGVGATDLRFAYRRCGPSSNLKRSRPARNGNAIAVDVFFVKPSNSPPEMRIRRSPQVQASKSNGRVDGSDDASFFKEDLSYLGKLGAGSVAGAAAIKYGSIIFPDITRPNILQALIMISTPVIVSVFLLIKQTQTKFIVQTSSTRNCS, from the exons ATGGATTCAAGAGGACTGGACTGTAAAGAATTCGAAAGAGAGGTCCCAGCCGGAGCCCCGTCAAAGCAGCTGCAAGTCATGGCGGCGATAGCCCCTTCAGTGGGCGTGGGAGCAACTGACCTCCGCTTCGCCTACCGCCGCTGCGGGCCCTCTTCCAATCTCAAGCGCTCAAGGCCCGCGAGGAATGGTAATGCCATTGCTGTAGATGTATTCTTTGTCAAGCCGTCTAACTCTCCGCCGGAGATGAGAATCAGAAGGTCCCCTCAGGTTCAAGCTTCTAAATCCAACGGACGAGTCGATGGCTCCGATGACGCCTCCTTTTTCAAG GAGGATTTGAGCTACCTGGGGAAACTGGGAGCTGGGTCTGTTGCGGGAGCAGCGGCGATCAAGTACGGGAGCATCATCTTCCCCGACATAACAAGACCGAACATCCTGCAAGCCCTGATCATGATCTCAACTCCCGTGATTGTCTCCGTGTTTCTTCTGATTAAACAGA CACAGACGAAGTTTATAGTCCAGACCTCGAGTACTCGCAACTGCTCCTGA
- the LOC116199372 gene encoding uncharacterized protein LOC116199372: MSAMVCGSKRTLFEDQMDPPASVSPPVSKRVRRCSPSSSSASPIRLSASTSAASDRLLALFPHVEPQILERAFQECGNDLDVTITRLNEMTVGSAGENGGSVGTSATNLEQGNFVLGKDECDVSGTPSASSYLHENGGAEWVKAFVNQMMSSTTLEDARARATNALEVLERSISTRVGAEAIKSFHKETVMLKEQLEVSVRENAILKRAVAIQHERQKEYDEKNLELQHLKQLVSQYQEQLRVLEVNNYALRMHLRQAEQSNAWPGRFHPDVF; the protein is encoded by the exons ATGTCTGCAATGGTGTGCGGAAGCAAGAGAACTCTGTTCGAGGACCAAATGGATCCTCCGGCTTCGGTCTCACCTCCTGTATCTAAGAGAGTCCGGCGTTGCTCGCCGTCTTCTTCGTCTGCTTCTCCGATTCGCTTATCGGCATCCACTTCGGCTGCTTCAGATCGGCTTCTAGCTCTGTTCCCTCACGTGGAGCCTCAG ATACTTGAAAGAGCATTCCAAGAATGTGGGAACGATTTGGATGTGACTATCACGAGGCTGAATGAGATGACAGTGGGGTCTGCAGGGGAGAATGGAGGTTCTGTTGGAACCTCTGCGACAAACCTTGAGCAAG GAAATTTTGTATTGGGAAAAGATGAATGTGATGTTTCTGGGACTCCATCAGCCTCAAGTTACTTACATGAGAATGGTGGTGCTGAGTGGGTGAAGGCATTTGTGAATCAAATGATGAGTTCTACGACTCTTGAAGATGCTAGAGCACGTGCCACTAATGCCCTTGAGGTCTTAGAGCGTTCCATCAGTACTCGAGTTGGGGCTGAGGCAATAAAAAGTTTTCATAAG GAAACTGTGATGCTCAAGGAACAATTGGAGGTCTCTGTTCGGGAAAATGCCATTCTCAAAAGAGCCGTGGCTATTCAGCATGAACGCCAAAAAGAGTATGATGAGAAGAACCTGGAGTTGCAGCATCTGAAGCAGCTAGTGTCTCAATATCAGGAGCAGTTGCGAGTACTCGAG GTCAACAACTATGCCTTGAGAATGCATTTGAGACAGGCCGAACAGAGCAATGCCTGGCCTGGACGGTTTCATCCCGATGTATTCTGA
- the LOC116198842 gene encoding adenine phosphoribosyltransferase 2, with translation MFAHENGLQGDPRLKAISDAIRVIPHFPKHGIMFQDITTLLLNPKAFKDVIDIFVERYRHMDISVVAGVEARGFMFGPSIALAIGAKFVPLRKSGKLPGKVISESYALEYGTDCLEMHVGAIQPVERAIVIDDIVATGGTLSAGIRLLERVQAEVVECACVVGVTGFKGESKLKGKPLFILVEPREV, from the exons ATGTTTGCACATGAGAATGGGCTGCAAGGAGACCCCAGACTGAAGGCCATATCTGATGCCATCAGAGTCATCCCTCACTTCCCCAAACATG GTATCATGTTCCAGGACATAACTACCCTGCTGCTCAATCCCAAGGCCTTCAAAGATGTCATCGACATTTTTGTCGAGCGGTATCGACATATGGACATCTCTGTCGTTGCTG GAGTCGAAGCTAGAGGTTTTATGTTTGGCCCATCTATTGCTTTGGCCATTGGTGCAAAATTTGTTCCTCTTCGAAAATCGGGGAAGTTGCCAG GAAAAGTTATCTCGGAATCATATGCTCTCGAGTATGGAACTGATTGTCTGGAGATGCATGTCGGTGCTATTCAACCTGTCGAGCGTGCCATAGTTATCGATGATATTGTAGCCACTGGCGGGACCCTTTCTGCCGGGATAAGACTCCTAG AACGGGTTCAAGCTGAAGTGGTCGAATGTGCATGTGTTGTCGGCGTCACTGGCTTCAAG GGAGAAAGCAAGCTCAAAGGGAAGCCCTTGTTCATCCTCGTGGAGCCTCGTGAAGTTTGA